The window CTCTCCCCTGCTGGGCGCTTCAGCGGGCGGCGATCCGCTCGGCGGCCCCAATCAGGGCGTTCAGGGCCGGGTTGTCCAGCGCTGCGCGGGTGACGAGACCCACGTCCAGCGTCACCTGGTCATCCAGCGGCACGAACCTCACGCCTTCCTGCTGCGGGTTGATCAGGGTCTGTGGGACCAGGGTCACGCCCACCCCGGCAGCCACGCGCGCCACGACGGCGCTTTCACTGCCGCCCACGGCGCGCGTGCGGGGGACCAGCCCGAAGGCCATGCACAGGGCCTGCACCTGCTCGGGCGGCAGGGTCGTCGCGTAGGGCGTGCAGGTCAGCCATTCTTCCTGCGCCAGGTCCCGCAGGGCCAGACTGGCGTGCGCCGCCAGGGGATGTTCTTGGGGGAGGGCGGCCAGCAGGGGAATGCGCGCCAGGGGCCGGGCACGGAGTTCGTCGTGCCAGACGGGCAGGGCCATCAGGCCGGCGTCGAGTTCACCGGCCAGGAG of the Deinococcus radiotolerans genome contains:
- a CDS encoding LysR family transcriptional regulator, which encodes MDLRQLQAFITVAEERHFGRAAERLNLAASPLGRLIRALEDEVGTALLTRTTRRVTLTAAGAAFLPQAQAILTQLEQASALARRTAQGETGRVRLGYMGAAQAALLPRLWRTLRDTHPDVQLDVTELCTPDQRQALLAGELDAGLMALPVWHDELRARPLARIPLLAALPQEHPLAAHASLALRDLAQEEWLTCTPYATTLPPEQVQALCMAFGLVPRTRAVGGSESAVVARVAAGVGVTLVPQTLINPQQEGVRFVPLDDQVTLDVGLVTRAALDNPALNALIGAAERIAAR